One genomic segment of Mobula hypostoma chromosome 2, sMobHyp1.1, whole genome shotgun sequence includes these proteins:
- the tomm34 gene encoding mitochondrial import receptor subunit TOM34 — MATGSGSQAAAAKLKAAGNELFQHGRYGEAVGRYSEAIGRLQQSGKKWPEELSVLYSNRAACYLKIGNCSDCIKDCTASLELVPFALKPLIRRAAAYDALERYRQAFVDYWTATQVDGSVQAAQDGMNRMRKVLIDKDGSNWRDRLPPLPSVPIAFQHNWRASTPGNAGTKKTSVQQNGDNSASSSLEQAKSLKEEGNLLVKKGEHRKAVSKYTASLKLNSNECTTYTNRALCYLNLQQYHEAEKDCTAALALDPQNLKAFYRRAMARKELKDYKGSSVDLCEMLKLDPNISAGQRLLQEVQKLIK, encoded by the exons ATGGCTACAGGCTCAGGCTCTCAGGCCGCGGCGGCAAAGCTGAAGGCCGCCGGCAACGAGCTCTTCCAGCACGGGCGCTACGGAGAGGCGGTGGGCCGCTACTCGGAGGCCATCGGCCGGCTACAGCAATCTG GGAAGAAGTGGCCCGAAGAGTTGAGTGTCCTGTATTCGAACCGAGCTGCCTGTTATCTGAAGATTGGAAATTGCAGTGACTGTATTAAAGACTGCACTGC GTCGTTGGAGCTGGTTCCCTTTGCGCTAAAGCCTTTGATTCGTCGTGCTGCAGCTTACGATGCCCTGGAACGATACCGCCAGGCTTTTGTGGACTACTGGACAGCTACCCAGGTGGACGGCAGTGTTCAGGCTGCACAGGACGGCATGAACAG AATGAGGAAGGTGTTGATAGACAAGGATGGGAGCAATTGGCGTGATAGACTCCCTCCACTGCCATCGGTACCTATTGCATTCCAGCACAACTGGAGAGCCAGCACTCCCGGAAATGCAGGCACAAAGAAGACAAGCGTGCAGCAGAATGGAGATAATTCGG CTTCCAGCAGCCTCGAACAAGCCAAGTCTCTTAAGGAAGAAGGGAATCTGCTTGTGAAGAAGGGAGAGCACAGAAAGGCAGTGAGCAAGTACACTGCAAGTCTGAAGCTGAACAGCAACGAGTGTACCACCTACACCAACAG AGCACTGTGCTACTTGAACCTGCAGCAGTATCACGAAGCAGAGAAGGACTGTACAGCCGCATTGGCCTTGGACCCCCAAAACCTGAAAGCATTTTACCGCCGTGCAATGGCCCGAAAAGAGCTGAAG GATTACAAGGGCAGTAGTGTTGATCTCTGTGAGATGCTGAAGCTGGACCCAAACATCTCAGCTGGACAACGTCTGCTACAAGAAGTCCAGAAGCTCATTAAGTAA